Proteins from a genomic interval of Niabella soli DSM 19437:
- a CDS encoding bifunctional folylpolyglutamate synthase/dihydrofolate synthase codes for MTYQQTLDYIYTRLPMFSNIGATAIKSGFDNIYALCNYLDNPQHKTKFIHVAGTNGKGSVSHMLAAVFQTQGYKTGLYTSPHLKDFRERIKIDGKMISETEVVEFIDRIAPEIERINPSFFEITVALAFDHFAKHEVAYAIMETGLGGRLDSTNIIHPELSVITNIGFDHVQLLGDTLVKIAGEKAGIIKQQVPVVIGESHMETAPVFTAKAAACEAPVSFADKEFHLENWFYDEETLVIEVSKNDAVDHWKYRLDLSGVYQAKNLLTVLESCRQLNHSGIVLDEANIAKGIAHTKHLNGLHGRWETIQQKPRIILDVAHNVEGIEQVLRQLELIPFRKLHLVLGFVKDKDVNKILGLLPATAQYYFTNAHLPRALAASELQALATAYDLEGSTFPDVNQALAQAKNIAHEDDLIIICGSVFLVGEVA; via the coding sequence ATGACATACCAACAAACGCTCGACTATATTTATACCCGCTTGCCCATGTTCAGTAATATTGGCGCTACGGCTATTAAAAGTGGGTTCGACAATATATATGCGCTTTGCAATTACCTGGACAATCCCCAGCACAAAACAAAATTTATTCATGTGGCCGGCACCAATGGCAAAGGTTCCGTGAGCCATATGCTTGCTGCTGTTTTTCAAACACAGGGGTATAAAACCGGCTTATATACTTCACCGCATCTGAAGGATTTCAGGGAGCGGATAAAGATCGACGGGAAAATGATTTCGGAAACAGAGGTGGTCGAATTTATTGATCGGATAGCCCCCGAAATAGAACGGATCAACCCCAGCTTTTTTGAAATTACCGTTGCATTGGCATTTGATCATTTTGCGAAACATGAGGTGGCCTATGCAATAATGGAAACCGGACTGGGCGGCCGTTTAGACAGTACCAATATTATTCATCCGGAGCTATCCGTGATCACCAACATCGGTTTTGATCATGTGCAGCTATTAGGAGATACTTTAGTGAAAATTGCGGGCGAAAAAGCGGGGATCATAAAGCAGCAGGTTCCGGTTGTTATTGGCGAATCTCATATGGAGACGGCGCCGGTGTTTACAGCAAAAGCCGCCGCTTGCGAAGCTCCGGTCAGCTTTGCCGACAAAGAATTTCATTTGGAGAACTGGTTTTATGATGAGGAGACGCTTGTGATTGAAGTCTCAAAAAATGACGCGGTAGACCATTGGAAATACCGGCTGGATCTCAGTGGTGTTTACCAGGCAAAGAATCTTTTAACCGTTTTGGAATCCTGCCGGCAGTTGAATCATTCAGGTATTGTTTTGGATGAAGCGAACATTGCCAAAGGCATCGCGCATACAAAACATTTAAACGGATTGCACGGAAGATGGGAAACCATTCAGCAAAAGCCCCGTATTATTTTAGATGTGGCGCATAATGTAGAGGGGATTGAACAGGTATTGCGACAATTGGAATTGATTCCTTTTCGCAAACTGCACCTGGTCCTGGGCTTTGTAAAAGATAAAGATGTCAATAAGATCCTGGGGCTGCTGCCGGCAACCGCCCAATATTATTTTACCAATGCGCACTTACCCCGGGCACTTGCTGCTTCCGAGTTACAGGCACTTGCAACGGCCTACGATCTGGAAGGAAGCACTTTTCCTGATGTAAATCAAGCGCTGGCTCAGGCTAAAAATATAGCCCATGAAGATGATCTTATTATTATCTGCGGAAGCGTATTCCTTGTGGGAGAGGTAGCCTGA
- a CDS encoding bifunctional YncE family protein/alkaline phosphatase family protein: MRFFHLKKINRFYFMAIMCIACLLTDQVTAQVVAPAKQTATDPYYTAYDNSTLTRSELPVLMPHNRIIRPAGTVLRYGDLNLENHSLDLKRIPGTTLLAVEDRYGIAVVDYQQRKITASWSFTGSAYKGFMSTYSGIEVLRSGNNTRIFWSAAQSGGERQSVVFEAAWNGNDLKITDTIRFTAVAPAPLALPNEVAVHNEGGTPYLYVVLNGNNTLEKINLNTKQRVWSASTGVAPYGITVVNSRIYVSNWGGTLPNAGATAETAGVPYGKMFIDPVTGAASGGSVSVFDTKGALIKEVPAGLHPNDLVASPDGQFVYVANGNSDDITVINTNTLSVAATILVKIDGHTSGFIGDSPNALDVSPDGKTLYVANGMDNALAVINLGKGSGHVKGYIPTESYPGGVRIIDSQLVVTNLEGEGSRISSKEITKQDKETGAYPGAAYNSHYEKATLSFIPVPDDQKLQQYTADVKKLMLLFRTELSRLNPRKGQPARPMPERIGEPSVFKHVLYVIKENRTYDQVLGDLSKGNGAKALCLYGDSVTPNQHKLAADYVLLDNYHASGKCSAEGHQWTDAAMVTDYIEKNVRAWFRSYPHVQTDAMVYNQKGFIWNNAADHGKKVRIYGETAMPDMDKKLTWTDIYAKYKKGEPLQFKNVTTISRVRPWLSPNYPASDELKITDQYRADAFIRELKEYEAMPGDSLPELMVMALSTDHTVGTRPGMPTPRAMVADNDLALGRIIEALSKSRFWKNTVVFVTEDDSQAGWDHVSAYRTTGFVVSPYTHTGKTISVNYNQTSMVRSIEQILGIPPMNLLDATARPMFECFTSTPNPALFVARTNRVPLDEMNKPLAALKGNALNFAIQSMRKEYDHVDGGNDDILNRILWFASKGNQRYPAHLAGKQVKDDDD; the protein is encoded by the coding sequence ATGCGCTTCTTTCATCTGAAAAAAATTAACCGTTTTTATTTTATGGCAATAATGTGCATTGCCTGCCTGTTAACGGATCAGGTAACCGCCCAGGTGGTGGCACCGGCAAAGCAAACCGCTACCGATCCGTATTATACTGCCTATGACAACAGCACGCTCACCCGCAGTGAACTGCCGGTACTGATGCCGCATAACCGTATTATTCGCCCGGCGGGAACGGTATTGCGTTATGGTGATCTTAATCTTGAAAACCACAGTCTTGATCTGAAGCGGATTCCCGGCACTACCCTGCTTGCGGTAGAGGACCGTTATGGCATTGCTGTAGTCGATTATCAGCAGCGAAAGATCACGGCCAGTTGGAGCTTTACGGGTTCCGCTTACAAAGGATTTATGAGCACTTATTCGGGTATCGAAGTATTGAGAAGCGGCAACAACACCCGTATTTTCTGGAGTGCGGCGCAGAGTGGCGGCGAACGGCAATCAGTCGTTTTTGAAGCAGCATGGAATGGCAACGATCTTAAAATAACCGATACCATCCGTTTTACCGCGGTAGCTCCTGCCCCGCTGGCTTTACCCAACGAAGTAGCCGTGCATAATGAAGGGGGTACCCCTTACTTATATGTGGTACTAAACGGGAATAACACGCTTGAAAAAATAAACCTCAACACTAAGCAACGGGTATGGAGCGCGTCCACTGGCGTGGCACCCTACGGCATTACTGTTGTAAACAGCCGCATTTATGTAAGCAACTGGGGGGGTACCCTACCCAATGCGGGTGCAACTGCAGAAACGGCCGGCGTGCCCTATGGTAAGATGTTTATTGATCCCGTTACGGGCGCCGCTTCGGGCGGATCGGTTTCCGTTTTTGACACCAAAGGGGCTTTGATCAAAGAAGTACCGGCCGGCCTGCATCCAAACGATCTGGTGGCCAGTCCGGATGGACAATTTGTATATGTGGCCAATGGCAATTCCGATGATATTACGGTAATTAATACGAACACGTTATCTGTTGCAGCAACGATCCTTGTAAAAATAGACGGACATACGTCTGGCTTTATCGGCGATTCGCCTAACGCGCTGGATGTTTCCCCTGACGGAAAAACTTTGTATGTAGCCAATGGCATGGACAACGCACTTGCGGTGATCAACCTGGGTAAAGGGTCGGGTCATGTAAAAGGATATATCCCTACGGAATCGTATCCCGGTGGCGTGCGCATAATCGACAGCCAACTGGTGGTAACCAACCTGGAAGGGGAAGGCTCCCGCATCAGCAGCAAAGAAATAACAAAGCAGGATAAAGAAACAGGCGCCTATCCCGGGGCGGCTTACAATTCGCACTATGAAAAAGCTACGCTGTCTTTCATTCCCGTGCCCGATGATCAAAAACTGCAACAATACACGGCGGACGTTAAAAAACTGATGCTGTTATTCCGGACGGAACTATCGCGCCTTAACCCCCGTAAGGGGCAACCCGCGCGGCCCATGCCTGAACGTATTGGCGAGCCATCGGTATTTAAACATGTATTATATGTGATTAAAGAAAACCGGACTTACGACCAGGTGTTGGGCGACCTGTCTAAAGGCAACGGGGCTAAAGCGCTTTGCTTATACGGCGATAGTGTAACGCCCAATCAGCATAAACTGGCCGCCGATTATGTATTGCTGGACAATTATCATGCTTCCGGCAAATGTTCTGCCGAAGGGCACCAATGGACGGATGCCGCTATGGTAACGGATTATATCGAAAAAAATGTGCGCGCCTGGTTCCGCAGTTATCCGCATGTGCAAACAGATGCCATGGTATATAACCAAAAAGGATTTATCTGGAACAACGCTGCCGATCACGGAAAAAAAGTGCGTATCTATGGCGAAACCGCTATGCCTGATATGGATAAAAAACTTACCTGGACGGACATCTATGCAAAATACAAAAAAGGCGAGCCGCTGCAATTTAAAAACGTAACCACCATATCAAGAGTGCGCCCCTGGCTGTCGCCCAACTACCCTGCTTCTGATGAATTAAAGATCACTGATCAATATCGTGCCGATGCTTTTATCAGAGAGCTGAAAGAATATGAAGCGATGCCCGGGGATTCATTACCAGAACTGATGGTGATGGCTTTGTCGACCGACCATACGGTGGGTACCCGGCCGGGAATGCCTACGCCGCGGGCTATGGTTGCCGATAATGACCTTGCGTTGGGTCGTATTATTGAAGCGCTGAGTAAAAGCCGCTTTTGGAAAAACACGGTAGTATTTGTGACCGAAGATGATTCGCAGGCCGGCTGGGATCACGTGTCGGCCTATCGCACCACAGGTTTTGTAGTTAGCCCGTATACGCATACAGGGAAAACGATCTCTGTGAATTATAATCAGACCAGTATGGTGCGTTCCATTGAGCAGATATTGGGCATTCCACCTATGAACCTGCTGGATGCCACTGCACGCCCGATGTTTGAATGTTTTACCAGTACACCCAACCCGGCTCTGTTTGTTGCCCGAACCAATCGGGTACCGTTAGATGAAATGAATAAGCCATTAGCCGCATTAAAAGGCAACGCCCTGAATTTTGCAATACAATCGATGCGCAAAGAATATGACCATGTTGACGGGGGGAATGATGATATATTAAATAGAATTCTCTGGTTTGCCAGTAAGGGCAATCAAAGATATCCCGCACACCTGGCAGGTAAACAGGTGAAAGACGATGATGATTAA
- a CDS encoding sigma-54-dependent transcriptional regulator codes for MPKNKNSDSQQEILIIDDEASIRKTLSEILSFEGYKITEAVDGEEGLKLFSEKTFNTVLCDIKMPKLDGMEFLEKATTIAPDVPIIMITGHGTIETAVEAVKKGAYDFISKPPDLNRLLITLRNALERTTLVTETKVLKKKVSKVQEIVGGSAPIQKIKDTIEKVAPTEARVLVTGENGVGKELVARWIHELSSRSNSPLVEVNCAAIPTELIESELFGHEKGSFTSAIKQRIGKFEQANGGTLFLDEIGDMSLNAQAKVLRALQEGKITRVGADKDINVDVRVIAATNKDLLQEVEEKNFRLDLYHRLSVILINVPSLNERKDDIPLLVDQFLDDICKDYGISKKGIEDKAIDLLQEYNWTGNIRELRNVVERLVILSGKTITPNDVKSYVAMN; via the coding sequence GTGCCAAAGAATAAAAATAGCGATAGCCAACAGGAAATCCTGATCATTGACGACGAGGCTTCGATAAGAAAGACGCTTTCTGAAATCCTTTCTTTTGAGGGATATAAAATTACAGAAGCGGTTGATGGCGAGGAAGGCCTGAAGCTTTTCTCAGAAAAGACCTTTAATACGGTTTTATGCGATATTAAAATGCCTAAGCTGGACGGGATGGAGTTTTTGGAAAAAGCTACCACCATCGCTCCTGATGTTCCCATTATTATGATCACCGGGCACGGCACCATCGAAACGGCTGTGGAAGCGGTTAAAAAAGGAGCTTATGATTTTATTTCAAAACCGCCCGATCTGAACCGTTTGCTGATCACCCTTCGCAACGCGCTGGAAAGAACCACGCTTGTTACAGAAACCAAAGTATTAAAGAAGAAAGTATCCAAGGTTCAGGAAATTGTAGGCGGTTCTGCCCCTATTCAGAAAATAAAAGACACTATTGAAAAGGTTGCGCCCACGGAAGCGCGGGTGCTGGTTACAGGGGAAAATGGCGTGGGAAAAGAACTGGTGGCCCGCTGGATACACGAGTTGAGCAGTCGCTCCAATAGCCCTCTGGTTGAGGTGAATTGCGCAGCAATACCAACAGAACTTATTGAATCTGAGCTTTTCGGACACGAAAAGGGATCTTTTACTTCAGCTATAAAACAGCGCATTGGAAAATTTGAGCAAGCCAATGGCGGCACACTTTTCCTGGATGAGATTGGCGACATGAGCCTGAATGCGCAGGCTAAGGTATTACGGGCCTTGCAGGAAGGAAAGATCACCCGGGTGGGTGCAGATAAAGATATTAATGTGGATGTTCGGGTGATAGCCGCAACCAATAAAGATCTGCTCCAGGAAGTGGAAGAAAAAAATTTCCGGCTTGACTTATACCATCGTTTGAGCGTGATCCTCATTAACGTTCCTTCACTCAATGAAAGAAAAGACGATATTCCATTATTGGTAGATCAGTTCCTCGATGATATTTGTAAAGACTATGGTATCAGTAAAAAAGGCATTGAGGACAAAGCCATCGACTTACTACAGGAATACAACTGGACGGGCAATATCCGCGAACTAAGAAACGTGGTGGAACGGCTGGTTATCCTGAGCGGAAAAACCATTACCCCTAACGATGTAAAAAGCTATGTGGCGATGAACTAG
- a CDS encoding alpha/beta hydrolase gives MKQFIVLLFLSVTVINTKAQTNYTTEKDISYYPSTRIRQDPYMASQCRLDIYYPKDRKNFATIIWFHGGGLKAGKKEIPAALTSKGFAVIGVGYRFSPKVKAPQYIEDAAAAVAWAFQHIAAYGGDRNKIILSGHSAGGYLDLMLTLDKKYLQHYNIDADSLLCVVPFSAQCITHFTVREERGINPLQPIIDSLAPLYHVRKTVPPILLLTGDREKELYGRYEENAYLLRMLKLAGNTQVGLYELQGYDHGGMAQPGFPLLVQKTRQLTEQKQE, from the coding sequence ATGAAACAATTTATTGTCCTTTTATTTTTATCAGTAACTGTTATTAATACAAAAGCACAAACCAATTATACAACTGAGAAAGACATCAGTTATTATCCTTCAACAAGGATAAGGCAGGATCCTTATATGGCAAGTCAATGCCGGCTGGATATTTATTATCCAAAAGACCGGAAGAACTTTGCAACGATTATCTGGTTCCACGGAGGCGGTCTTAAGGCCGGAAAGAAAGAAATCCCCGCGGCTTTAACAAGCAAAGGGTTTGCAGTGATTGGTGTAGGATACCGCTTTTCTCCAAAAGTGAAAGCGCCGCAATATATTGAAGACGCCGCAGCGGCCGTTGCCTGGGCGTTTCAGCACATTGCAGCGTATGGTGGCGACCGGAATAAAATTATTTTGTCGGGTCACTCGGCAGGAGGCTACCTGGACCTGATGTTAACACTTGACAAAAAATATTTACAGCATTACAATATAGACGCAGACAGCTTGCTCTGCGTGGTTCCTTTCAGTGCGCAGTGCATTACGCATTTTACCGTTCGGGAGGAGCGGGGCATCAATCCCCTGCAACCGATCATTGATTCACTGGCGCCGCTGTATCATGTACGCAAAACAGTACCCCCCATTCTGTTGCTCACCGGCGACCGTGAAAAAGAGCTTTATGGCCGGTATGAAGAAAATGCCTACCTGCTGCGTATGCTAAAGCTGGCGGGCAATACACAGGTTGGGCTTTATGAACTACAAGGATATGATCATGGAGGTATGGCACAACCAGGATTTCCTTTGTTAGTACAAAAGACAAGGCAGCTTACGGAACAAAAACAGGAATAG
- a CDS encoding efflux RND transporter permease subunit: MLNRIIFFSIKNKLIISAGTLMLIVWGVWSASRLPIDALPDITNNQVQIITQSPTLAAQEVEQFVTSPIERVMANLPDMVEMRSFSRFGLSVITLVFKDKVNIYFARQLIGEKLKDAEKEIPAGMGSPSIAPVTTGLGEIYQYMLHPKKGSEQKYTPMDLRTLQDWIVSRQLAGVEGVAEISGFGGQTKQYEVSLNPDRLQAMNVTLPEVLAALEKNNQNTGGAYIDKKPNAYFIRGIGMAKDFRDIENILVKTASNGTPVLIRDVATVGFGSPPRYGALTYNGEKEVVGGIVLMLKGANSNEVVNRVKERMAAIQKSLPEDIVVEPFLDRSQLVKKAIGTVEKNLIEGALIVIFVLLLFLGNLRAGLIVASAIPLSLLFALGMMNLFGVSANLMSLGAIDFGLIVDGAVIIVEATLHHLYSGKFNRKRTQAEMDLEVYNSASQIRSSAAFGEVIILIVYLPILTLAGIEGKMFRPMAQTVSFAILGALVLSLTYIPMVSALFLSKKPGHTATLSDRMMQALQRFYRPVLLKALAIRKGIVWVTFGLFAISVFLFTKTGGEFIPSLEEGDYAIEFVLPQGTSLAQTVETVMQGEKLLRSFPEVKMVVGKTGSADVATDPMPMNATDLIVVLKDKKEWQTTRDYNELAALMKEKLETLPGVIAEPSQPIQMRFNELMTGVKQDVAIKIFGENLDTLLEQAQKITQAIKKVNGVSSPQIERIAGLPQITIEYDRPKIASYGLNIEAINQVVTAAFAGQSAGVIFENERRFDLVVRVDSAYRSSLASVAALFVPLPNGRQVPLSEMATVAFKEGPAQITREDAKRRIVIGFSVRNRDVETVVKDIQKLLATPRFKLPPGYYTTFGGSFQNLQDASARLQIAVPVALLLIFALLYFTFHSTKQALLIFTAIPLSAIGGIAALLLRGMNFSISAGVGFIALFGVAVLNGIVLIGTFNTLKKAGEADIYQRVIKGAMIRLRPVLMTAAVASLGFLPMALSRGAGAEVQRPLATVVIGGLVSATALTLIVLPCLYILFARKNEKESNS; this comes from the coding sequence GTGCTGAACAGAATTATTTTCTTCAGCATCAAAAACAAACTGATCATTAGTGCAGGTACACTAATGCTGATCGTTTGGGGAGTATGGAGCGCTAGCCGCCTCCCGATTGATGCGTTACCGGATATAACGAATAACCAGGTGCAAATTATTACCCAATCCCCAACATTGGCGGCGCAGGAGGTGGAGCAATTTGTCACCAGCCCTATTGAACGGGTGATGGCCAACCTTCCCGACATGGTAGAGATGCGTTCTTTTTCCCGTTTCGGATTAAGCGTCATTACGCTTGTTTTCAAAGACAAAGTGAACATATATTTTGCACGGCAATTAATCGGCGAAAAACTGAAAGACGCGGAGAAAGAAATTCCCGCTGGTATGGGAAGTCCGTCCATAGCCCCTGTAACTACCGGACTGGGGGAGATATATCAGTATATGTTGCATCCAAAGAAAGGGAGTGAACAAAAATACACACCTATGGACCTGCGCACGTTGCAGGACTGGATCGTAAGCCGCCAACTGGCGGGTGTTGAAGGCGTGGCGGAGATCAGCGGATTTGGCGGGCAGACCAAACAATATGAAGTAAGTTTGAACCCTGATCGCCTGCAGGCCATGAACGTAACACTGCCCGAAGTGCTTGCGGCGCTGGAAAAGAATAATCAGAACACCGGCGGCGCTTACATCGATAAAAAACCCAATGCCTATTTCATCAGGGGCATTGGCATGGCGAAGGATTTCAGGGATATTGAAAATATACTGGTAAAGACCGCAAGTAACGGCACCCCTGTATTGATCCGCGACGTAGCCACGGTGGGCTTCGGATCGCCGCCCCGTTATGGGGCCCTCACCTACAATGGAGAAAAAGAAGTGGTGGGGGGCATTGTACTAATGCTAAAAGGCGCCAACAGTAACGAAGTGGTGAACCGCGTAAAAGAGCGTATGGCAGCTATTCAAAAATCACTGCCGGAAGATATTGTGGTAGAGCCTTTTCTGGACCGGAGCCAACTGGTAAAAAAGGCCATTGGTACGGTTGAGAAGAACCTGATCGAAGGCGCGCTTATCGTCATCTTTGTACTGCTCTTGTTTTTGGGCAACCTGCGTGCCGGCCTGATCGTAGCTTCCGCTATTCCGCTTTCGCTTTTGTTTGCGCTGGGTATGATGAACCTGTTTGGGGTAAGCGCCAACCTTATGAGCCTGGGGGCCATCGATTTCGGACTGATCGTAGACGGGGCGGTTATTATTGTAGAAGCAACGCTCCATCATCTTTACAGCGGTAAATTCAACCGGAAGCGCACGCAGGCGGAAATGGATCTTGAAGTATATAATTCAGCCTCACAAATACGATCCAGCGCGGCATTTGGGGAAGTGATCATCCTGATCGTATACCTGCCCATCCTGACCCTGGCGGGTATTGAAGGGAAAATGTTCCGGCCCATGGCACAGACCGTAAGTTTCGCGATACTGGGCGCGCTAGTACTTTCTTTAACCTATATCCCCATGGTAAGTGCATTATTTTTATCAAAGAAGCCCGGGCACACGGCCACTCTTTCCGACCGGATGATGCAGGCACTGCAGCGGTTTTACCGGCCCGTTTTACTGAAAGCGCTGGCAATACGAAAAGGGATCGTATGGGTAACATTCGGATTATTTGCGATAAGCGTATTCCTTTTTACAAAAACAGGCGGCGAATTTATTCCCAGTCTGGAGGAAGGCGATTACGCAATAGAATTTGTGCTACCCCAGGGAACATCGCTGGCCCAAACCGTTGAAACCGTAATGCAGGGCGAAAAATTGTTACGCAGTTTTCCCGAAGTAAAAATGGTCGTTGGTAAAACCGGATCGGCGGATGTGGCAACCGACCCCATGCCGATGAATGCCACCGACCTGATCGTTGTGTTAAAAGATAAAAAAGAATGGCAAACGACCCGCGACTATAATGAACTCGCGGCCCTGATGAAAGAAAAGCTGGAAACGCTTCCCGGGGTAATTGCCGAACCAAGCCAGCCCATACAAATGCGTTTTAATGAACTGATGACGGGCGTAAAGCAGGATGTGGCTATTAAGATCTTTGGAGAAAATCTGGATACGCTGTTGGAACAGGCACAAAAGATAACCCAGGCGATCAAAAAAGTAAACGGGGTATCTTCTCCCCAGATAGAGCGCATTGCCGGATTGCCGCAAATCACCATCGAATACGACCGTCCCAAAATTGCAAGCTATGGCTTAAATATTGAAGCGATCAACCAGGTGGTTACGGCAGCATTCGCCGGCCAATCGGCAGGGGTTATTTTCGAAAATGAACGCAGGTTTGACCTGGTGGTGCGGGTAGACAGTGCTTACCGAAGCTCATTAGCATCCGTTGCAGCGCTTTTTGTGCCCCTGCCCAACGGGCGACAGGTGCCGTTGTCTGAAATGGCCACTGTTGCTTTTAAAGAAGGGCCAGCACAAATAACAAGGGAAGATGCCAAACGCAGGATCGTGATCGGTTTTAGTGTGCGCAACCGCGATGTGGAAACGGTTGTAAAGGACATTCAAAAGTTATTAGCAACACCCAGGTTTAAACTGCCCCCGGGCTATTATACTACTTTCGGAGGTTCCTTTCAAAACCTGCAGGACGCATCTGCACGGCTGCAGATCGCCGTACCTGTTGCTTTGCTCTTAATTTTTGCCTTGTTGTATTTTACATTTCATTCGACAAAACAAGCCCTGCTTATTTTTACCGCCATTCCCTTAAGTGCTATCGGGGGCATAGCCGCCTTATTACTACGCGGCATGAATTTCAGTATTTCAGCAGGTGTTGGTTTTATTGCGTTATTCGGCGTGGCAGTATTAAACGGTATTGTTTTGATAGGCACCTTCAATACTTTAAAGAAAGCGGGGGAAGCGGATATTTATCAAAGAGTGATCAAAGGAGCCATGATCCGCCTGCGTCCCGTGTTAATGACGGCTGCAGTGGCCTCTTTGGGCTTTTTGCCGATGGCCTTAAGCCGGGGTGCCGGTGCGGAAGTACAACGACCGCTGGCTACCGTTGTAATTGGCGGGCTGGTATCTGCCACGGCGCTTACTTTAATCGTCCTTCCCTGTTTGTACATTTTATTCGCCCGTAAAAATGAAAAAGAGTCCAACAGTTGA
- a CDS encoding DUF6660 family protein, which translates to MKGFLFLFSFYLLSLMVLPCPDGRTATGQAQPVITAAQQGHNHSHAKACTPFCICSCCYTITTVVPASAFTYEKPVLLSEHIVGFYTNKQLDEFKDHIWQPPRLS; encoded by the coding sequence ATGAAAGGATTTTTGTTCCTGTTTAGTTTTTATCTGTTATCACTGATGGTGCTACCTTGCCCCGATGGCAGGACCGCAACCGGACAAGCCCAGCCAGTGATAACTGCTGCCCAACAGGGTCATAACCATAGCCATGCAAAAGCCTGCACTCCATTTTGTATTTGCAGTTGTTGCTATACGATTACTACCGTAGTGCCTGCAAGCGCCTTTACTTATGAAAAGCCTGTTTTATTGAGTGAACATATTGTTGGTTTTTACACAAACAAACAACTGGACGAGTTTAAAGATCATATCTGGCAGCCACCCCGGCTGAGCTAA
- a CDS encoding TolC family protein: protein MNRYILLLFFTTGTLPVFAQRVSIDEALQLAQNGNLEFKVNDAEIKKSRAAVGTAAAVPNTGVFAENEDLQAGNSKGILKIGVSQSVAWPGVYKARRIYLKEQAKYYELNRAAIDAQLKKEVRMAYYQLWYLQNRSGLYQQMDSIYKSLLQAATLRYNKGEAAGIEKIAADVRFKELQAQQQEIINERILQQQQLMLLLNTQQSVLPLNSPLQKITLEAGDTVTAHPLLALQQQQLNIAASGIMVQKNENRPELSGRFFSQALYGIREPYSGFSVSVGIPLFNAGANRQKINVAKADLELQQKKGELQEQRISSQKKQAQTAIAQADAMVQYYESNGLKQAGEIIKAAVLGYKGGELSFMELTQYLNQATDMQKSYLDALNKYNQAVIQYLYFINL from the coding sequence ATGAACCGATATATTTTATTATTATTTTTTACAACCGGCACGCTGCCTGTCTTTGCCCAGCGGGTTAGTATTGACGAAGCATTGCAGCTTGCCCAAAACGGGAATCTTGAGTTCAAAGTGAATGATGCCGAAATAAAAAAATCGCGGGCTGCAGTGGGAACGGCAGCCGCGGTGCCCAATACCGGCGTATTTGCAGAGAATGAAGACCTGCAGGCGGGCAACTCCAAAGGCATCCTGAAAATAGGTGTATCACAATCGGTAGCCTGGCCCGGTGTTTATAAGGCCAGGCGGATTTATCTGAAGGAGCAGGCAAAATATTATGAGCTGAACCGGGCGGCTATTGATGCCCAGCTAAAGAAAGAAGTGCGTATGGCTTATTATCAACTATGGTATTTACAGAACCGGTCCGGGTTATATCAGCAGATGGATAGCATTTACAAATCATTGTTACAGGCAGCAACCTTACGTTATAATAAGGGCGAAGCGGCCGGCATTGAAAAGATCGCGGCCGACGTACGCTTTAAGGAATTACAGGCACAGCAGCAGGAAATTATAAACGAAAGGATCCTTCAGCAGCAACAGTTGATGCTTTTGTTGAATACGCAACAGTCCGTGCTGCCGTTGAACAGCCCGTTGCAAAAAATAACGCTGGAGGCCGGGGATACAGTTACGGCGCATCCCCTGCTGGCATTGCAGCAACAGCAGCTCAACATCGCTGCATCAGGTATAATGGTGCAAAAAAACGAGAACCGGCCGGAACTTTCCGGGCGTTTTTTTTCACAGGCATTGTACGGTATAAGGGAACCCTACAGCGGCTTTTCGGTATCCGTGGGCATTCCCTTGTTTAATGCGGGGGCTAACAGGCAAAAAATAAATGTAGCTAAAGCCGACCTGGAGCTGCAACAAAAAAAAGGCGAGCTGCAGGAACAACGCATAAGCAGCCAAAAGAAACAGGCGCAAACCGCTATTGCACAGGCGGATGCCATGGTACAATATTATGAATCCAATGGCTTAAAGCAGGCCGGGGAAATTATAAAAGCCGCTGTGCTGGGATACAAGGGCGGTGAGCTGAGTTTTATGGAATTGACGCAATACCTGAACCAGGCTACTGATATGCAAAAAAGCTACCTGGACGCGTTGAATAAGTATAACCAGGCAGTTATTCAATACCTCTATTTTATCAACTTATAA